Part of the Halobacteriovorax vibrionivorans genome, GTTGAATATGCTAATCAGACACATATGATTACTTCTATCCTTGGTCACTACCAGTCTTGGATAATTGAAGTGATGCAAACAAAGAGAACCGACAAAGGTATAATCATTCGAACAGAGGCAACAGAGTGCCCATTCCCGTTTAACCTTTGGATTCACACTTATCATATTCGTATGCTTGAAAATGGCATGACTAAAATAACAGATAATATAAAGTATAAAACAGAAAACTTCCTCTTTGATCTTTTAATCTACCCTATCGTCTACTTCATTATGTACTACCGTAAGCCAATTCTAATGGATAA contains:
- a CDS encoding SRPBCC family protein, translated to MKSLVINTTLKASVDEILSNFNAKTMQEATPPFINLEVTRFDGVEYANQTHMITSILGHYQSWIIEVMQTKRTDKGIIIRTEATECPFPFNLWIHTYHIRMLENGMTKITDNIKYKTENFLFDLLIYPIVYFIMYYRKPILMDKYNKEVNI